From Candidatus Zixiibacteriota bacterium, the proteins below share one genomic window:
- a CDS encoding aminopeptidase translates to MDYRIKKHAEVLMRYSLNIEKGEKLLIQGEMSSLPLIKECYRQALELGAFPQVRMTSDELREILLKNGSNEQIQYVPDDMYKLIETIDAYLSFWSETNTRSLTNVAPEKLKLEAQGTSRFKNILFEREAKGELRWCGTLFPTSASAQEANMSLSEYEDFVYGAGYLDTDDPIARWRQIEQEQEKICKILNTKKDLRIVSRDTDLRMSVQGRRWANCCGHVNFPDGEVFTAPVEDSVEGHVKFSFPGIFGGREIEGIHLSFERGKVTKATAVKGEELLHQLLETDAGARHVGEIAVGTNHSIQRFTRNMLFDEKIGGTVHLAIGRSFAETLGKNLSAIHWDMLCDMKDGGEIYTDGGLIYKAGRFLI, encoded by the coding sequence GTGGATTACAGGATCAAGAAACACGCTGAAGTGCTTATGAGGTATTCGCTCAACATTGAAAAGGGAGAGAAACTGCTGATTCAGGGGGAGATGTCATCCCTTCCGCTGATAAAGGAATGTTACCGCCAGGCGCTGGAGTTAGGTGCTTTTCCCCAGGTTAGGATGACCAGCGATGAGCTAAGGGAGATATTGCTGAAAAACGGAAGTAATGAGCAGATACAATACGTGCCTGATGATATGTACAAGCTCATCGAGACCATAGACGCCTACCTTTCTTTCTGGAGCGAGACCAACACCAGGTCGCTTACCAATGTGGCTCCTGAAAAATTGAAATTAGAGGCACAGGGCACCAGCCGTTTCAAAAATATATTATTCGAAAGGGAAGCCAAAGGCGAATTGAGATGGTGCGGGACCCTGTTCCCGACCAGTGCCAGCGCTCAAGAGGCGAACATGTCCCTTTCCGAATATGAGGATTTCGTTTACGGAGCTGGTTACCTGGATACGGATGACCCGATTGCCAGATGGAGACAAATAGAGCAGGAACAGGAAAAAATCTGCAAGATCCTGAATACGAAAAAAGACCTGAGGATTGTTTCCAGAGATACTGATCTGAGAATGTCGGTGCAAGGCAGAAGGTGGGCTAACTGCTGCGGGCACGTAAACTTTCCGGACGGCGAGGTGTTTACCGCACCAGTGGAGGACAGCGTGGAAGGACACGTCAAATTTAGTTTCCCAGGAATATTCGGAGGAAGGGAAATAGAGGGCATCCACTTGAGCTTCGAAAGAGGGAAGGTGACAAAAGCGACTGCCGTCAAAGGCGAGGAGCTTCTGCACCAGCTTCTGGAGACAGATGCCGGGGCGCGGCACGTCGGAGAAATCGCAGTCGGGACCAACCACAGCATCCAGAGGTTCACCCGGAATATGTTGTTTGACGAGAAAATCGGGGGAACCGTGCACCTGGCCATCGGAAGGTCTTTTGCCGAGACTTTAGGGAAAAACCTGTCAGCCATTCACTGGGATATGCTCTGCGATATGAAAGATGGTGGCGAGATCTATACAGACGGCGGGCTGATTTACAAAGCTGGAAGATTCTTGATATAA
- a CDS encoding transposase codes for MSEHNRRSIRLKEYDYSQPGAYFVTICVHGFKNILGSIANGEVRLNKYGRVIRDEWLRTMELRPNVLMDEYVVMPNHFHGIIMIIDDTTVGATRRVAPTTTTKPTTLKSNAIGSIIGQIKSASTKRIRKMGLEYFRWQRNYYEHVIRNEDKLHKIRQYIHTNPLKWHLDRENPERVGINKLENEIFQMEIEQK; via the coding sequence TTGTCAGAGCATAATCGTCGCTCCATTCGATTAAAGGAATATGATTATTCGCAGCCAGGTGCATATTTTGTGACCATATGCGTGCATGGTTTTAAGAACATTTTAGGAAGTATTGCAAATGGCGAAGTGAGGTTGAACAAATACGGACGAGTCATAAGGGATGAATGGTTAAGGACGATGGAGTTGCGTCCCAATGTATTAATGGATGAATATGTAGTGATGCCAAATCATTTTCATGGAATTATAATGATTATCGACGATACGACTGTAGGGGCGACCCGGCGGGTCGCCCCTACAACTACAACGAAACCGACCACATTAAAATCAAATGCAATTGGTTCTATCATCGGTCAAATAAAGTCTGCAAGCACTAAAAGGATTCGCAAAATGGGATTAGAATATTTTCGCTGGCAGCGCAATTACTATGAACACGTTATCCGGAATGAAGATAAATTGCATAAAATACGACAATACATTCATACCAACCCCTTAAAATGGCATCTGGACAGGGAAAATCCAGAAAGGGTGGGCATAAATAAATTAGAAAATGAGATTTTTCAAATGGAAATAGAACAGAAATAA
- a CDS encoding cytochrome c, producing the protein MKKVLILAFIILTLIIACKQTPKQEQAQTPPAVTTEEPKEDTTETAEISGAEKSDKGIGPIKELKLAAIDQNMVKTGDQLFQSKCALCHTLDQKKVGPALRDEMKEHSPEFIMNLLLNTVEMQQKNEHMKAEVKEFVTVMPDPKLTQDQARAILEYLRSAVETEPKK; encoded by the coding sequence ATGAAAAAAGTATTGATTCTTGCCTTTATTATCCTAACTTTGATTATAGCCTGTAAACAAACGCCCAAGCAGGAACAGGCTCAGACTCCGCCTGCTGTTACCACAGAAGAGCCAAAGGAAGACACAACTGAGACGGCTGAGATCTCTGGCGCGGAGAAGTCAGATAAAGGGATTGGCCCGATTAAGGAGCTGAAACTGGCAGCTATAGACCAGAATATGGTCAAGACCGGTGACCAGCTTTTCCAGAGCAAGTGCGCGCTCTGCCACACGCTGGACCAGAAAAAGGTCGGTCCAGCTCTGCGTGACGAGATGAAAGAGCACTCGCCGGAATTCATAATGAACCTGCTTTTGAACACTGTGGAGATGCAGCAGAAAAATGAACATATGAAAGCAGAGGTCAAGGAATTTGTAACCGTAATGCCTGACCCGAAATTAACCCAGGACCAGGCGCGGGCTATTCTGGAATACCTCAGGTCTGCAGTTGAAACCGAGCCAAAAAAGTAG
- the asnA gene encoding aspartate--ammonia ligase, giving the protein MALADKKADLAGPGIGNYEELEKILPSDYRALLPPMERMKALFTIKEYIEKNLCQELNLQMVQVPLIVDVESGVNDMLDRDGSRTPIQFHISNDYDKHPIDAQVVQAATKWKRPALKQFDCKVGEGICTDMKAVRKDYFLDHDHSAYVDQWDWERVMSADQRNLNYLKDTVRKIWKVIRGAGKQAQELFPKLKTSQYPDFPEELTFLHAEEILEMYPDLPRKARETTVLQKHPAIFIIGVGWTLKDGYPHEMRAADYDDWVTETKSDKGEPMHGLNGDILVWDPVTKRRHELTSMGIRVTKETLKKQLEMTGQLDFLKLPYHQAILNDQIPLSIGGGIGQSRTYMYLLRTAHLGEVSVTVWPKILKEMCRKKNIFVLE; this is encoded by the coding sequence ATGGCTTTAGCGGATAAGAAGGCTGACCTGGCAGGTCCAGGTATTGGCAACTATGAAGAACTGGAGAAGATTCTACCCAGCGATTACCGGGCACTACTTCCTCCGATGGAGAGGATGAAGGCTTTATTCACCATCAAGGAGTATATAGAGAAGAACCTGTGCCAGGAGCTGAACCTACAGATGGTGCAGGTTCCCCTGATCGTGGACGTGGAGAGCGGGGTGAACGATATGCTGGACCGGGACGGGTCCCGCACCCCGATACAATTTCATATTTCCAACGATTATGACAAGCATCCGATCGACGCCCAGGTAGTGCAGGCGGCTACCAAGTGGAAGCGCCCGGCTTTGAAGCAGTTCGACTGCAAGGTGGGTGAGGGTATCTGCACTGATATGAAGGCAGTGCGCAAGGACTACTTTCTGGACCATGACCACAGCGCCTATGTTGACCAGTGGGATTGGGAAAGGGTGATGAGTGCTGACCAGCGCAATCTTAATTACCTTAAGGATACTGTTCGAAAGATATGGAAAGTTATCCGGGGAGCTGGAAAGCAGGCGCAGGAGCTTTTCCCGAAGCTGAAAACCAGCCAGTATCCGGATTTCCCGGAGGAGCTTACTTTTCTGCATGCCGAGGAGATCCTGGAGATGTATCCGGATCTGCCGCGCAAGGCAAGGGAGACTACGGTTCTGCAGAAACATCCGGCGATATTCATCATCGGAGTGGGCTGGACTTTAAAGGACGGTTACCCGCACGAGATGAGAGCCGCAGATTATGATGACTGGGTCACGGAAACAAAATCTGACAAGGGCGAGCCGATGCATGGCTTGAACGGTGATATCCTGGTCTGGGACCCGGTAACCAAACGCAGGCACGAGCTAACCTCTATGGGTATAAGGGTGACAAAGGAGACTCTGAAAAAACAGTTAGAGATGACCGGACAGCTTGATTTCCTGAAATTGCCTTATCACCAGGCGATCCTGAACGACCAGATTCCTTTGAGCATCGGCGGCGGCATTGGTCAATCCCGCACCTATATGTATCTCTTGAGAACAGCGCATTTAGGAGAGGTATCAGTCACGGTCTGGCCCAAAATACTTAAGGAGATGTGCCGGAAGAAGAATATCTTTGTTCTGGAGTAA
- a CDS encoding YifB family Mg chelatase-like AAA ATPase, which yields MLSRVLSSAVLGIEAYVVEVETDLFPQLPSFAMVGLPDNAVKESKERVQSAIKNSGYYFPAKKITINLAPADIKKEGSAFDLPIAIGIIKATGQIQRENFDDYIILGELSLEGTLRPVHGALPMALSAQGSGIKGMILPKQNAKEAAMAEKLNVYPVECLREAIEFLENGNTIEPFKIDIQEVFERSLEYPIDFSDVKGQEHTKRALEVAAAGGHNIILIGPPGSGKTMLARRLPTILPNLTLEEALETTKIHSVAGVLPPNTALIATRPFRSPHHTISDAGLIGGGRIPRPGEVSLAHHGVLFLDEMPEFHKDVLEVLRQPMEDGKVTISRASMALTYPAQVMLAGAMNPCPCGYHGDLAHECTCTPMQIQKYMSRISGPLIDRIDIHIEVPAVKFKDLSGQPTGEQSKVIRGRVNKARKVQLQRFKDEKHIFCNAHMESKEIRKYCVIDDESKELLRMAITKLGLSARAYDRILKVSRTIADLEGAENILPQHISEAIQYRSLDRNLWM from the coding sequence ATGCTTTCCCGGGTTCTCTCCAGTGCGGTTTTAGGAATCGAGGCTTACGTAGTCGAGGTGGAAACAGATTTATTTCCACAACTTCCTTCCTTTGCCATGGTCGGACTTCCAGATAATGCAGTTAAGGAGAGCAAGGAAAGGGTTCAGTCTGCCATAAAAAATTCCGGGTATTATTTCCCTGCCAAGAAGATTACCATAAATTTAGCCCCTGCAGATATCAAAAAAGAAGGCTCTGCTTTTGACCTGCCGATAGCTATCGGGATTATAAAAGCTACCGGACAGATCCAGAGGGAGAATTTTGATGATTACATAATCTTAGGTGAGCTTTCCTTAGAGGGAACCTTAAGGCCTGTTCACGGTGCCCTGCCAATGGCTTTATCTGCCCAGGGGAGCGGAATTAAAGGGATGATTCTGCCTAAGCAGAATGCCAAAGAAGCCGCTATGGCGGAAAAGCTCAACGTTTATCCTGTCGAGTGTCTGAGAGAGGCAATTGAGTTCTTGGAAAATGGTAATACGATCGAGCCTTTTAAGATTGACATCCAGGAGGTTTTTGAAAGGTCACTGGAGTATCCTATAGATTTCTCAGACGTCAAAGGCCAGGAGCATACCAAAAGGGCTTTGGAGGTTGCGGCAGCAGGAGGGCATAACATAATCCTGATCGGTCCCCCTGGCTCAGGCAAGACTATGCTTGCCCGAAGGCTTCCGACTATACTTCCGAATTTAACCTTAGAAGAAGCGCTTGAGACTACCAAAATCCATTCAGTTGCAGGAGTATTGCCACCAAATACAGCTCTAATTGCCACCCGCCCTTTCCGCTCACCCCATCATACCATAAGTGATGCCGGCTTGATCGGAGGAGGAAGAATTCCTCGTCCGGGCGAGGTGAGTTTAGCCCATCACGGGGTTTTGTTTCTGGACGAGATGCCGGAATTTCACAAAGACGTCTTAGAGGTTTTAAGACAGCCGATGGAAGATGGAAAAGTTACCATCTCCAGAGCTTCGATGGCTTTGACCTACCCAGCCCAGGTAATGCTTGCCGGCGCAATGAACCCCTGCCCTTGCGGCTATCACGGCGATTTAGCCCACGAATGCACCTGCACCCCTATGCAGATCCAGAAATATATGAGCCGCATATCCGGACCTTTAATAGACCGGATCGACATTCATATCGAGGTCCCAGCAGTTAAATTCAAAGACCTGTCCGGACAGCCAACCGGGGAGCAATCCAAGGTCATAAGGGGAAGAGTGAACAAAGCCCGAAAAGTCCAGTTGCAGAGATTTAAGGATGAAAAACATATCTTCTGCAATGCACACATGGAGTCCAAGGAGATAAGGAAATACTGTGTAATCGATGATGAATCCAAAGAGCTATTGAGAATGGCAATAACCAAGCTTGGCCTTTCCGCCCGCGCCTACGACCGCATCCTCAAAGTCTCCCGCACCATAGCGGACTTAGAAGGCGCAGAAAATATCCTGCCCCAGCATATATCTGAGGCAATTCAATACAGAAGTTTAGATAGGAATTTGTGGATGTGA